ACTGGGTGTAGGCAATCTGATGGCGTCGGCATACCTCGCTTATCGTGGCCCCCGACCCCCTCCCCTCCTCCACTACCCTCAGCTTCTCTTCAGCACTCATGTGCCTACCTTGACTTCTCTCCACAGTATTACTCCCTCCTATCGATCATTATACTTCCCCAGGAGGGCCTAACATTTTTCCTCAAAGCTGATTGTCCGACTTCCATTGAAGCACAACACAGGAAGCACACGTTGTATGCAACTTTTGTCCCATTCCGCAATTCGAAGCATCCCGTAATCAGTCCACCCCTTCCTAAGAGCAGGGACTCAATGATCGTGATAAAATAACCCCAAGAAATCAGAAGGCAAGAAACTTTGTCTATTCGTGTTCTGGCCCCAGACACTATCGCCAAGATCGCTGCCGGGGAGGTGGTCGAAAGGCCAGCCTCGGTGGTGAAAGAGTTGGTAGAAAACTCCCTCGATGCTGGCGCTACTCATATTGACATCGAAATAAAGGGTGGCACCAATTGGATCAGGGTGACGGATAATGGGACGGGCATTCCCCGTGACGAAGCGGAACTGGCTTTCCAGCGGCATGCCACTAGCAAGATCACCAGCCTGGCTGACCTGGAAAACGGTACGTCGCTTGGCTTCAGAGGGGAAGCCCTGCCGAGCATCGCCCATGTGGCTCAGGTAGAGATGGTCACCCGCCATGAGCAAGAGACCTCTGGCACCTACCTCCGTCTGCAAGACGGCAGGGTGGTAGACAGAGGCATCAGAGCGCATCCCCAAGGCACCACAATTACGGTGCGAAACCTCTTTCGGAACGTGCCCGCCAGGCTGAAGTACCTCAAATCCCTGGCTGCGGAAAACGGCCAGATAAGCAATGTCGCCAGCCAATATAGTCTAGCCTTCCCAGTGGTGAGATTTACCCTGGTTATTGACGGTCGCAGGGCGCTCCAGACTCCGGGCAATGGCAGACTAAGGGACGTCTTAGCTGAAGTGTATGGCCTGCAAGTAGCCCAGGCCATGCTGGAGGTGGGGAAAGCGGAGAAGCAGGGTGGCTTCACTCCGGTCATCAGCGGCTATGCAAGTCCTTCATCAATCAGCCGCGCCAACCGCAGTTATATCACCTTTCTTGTCAACCAGCGGTGGATACAAAGTCGCCTGCTAACCCGCGCTGTGGAGAAAGCCTACGAGGGGCTGCTGGGGGTGGGAAGGTATCCTATCGCTGTGATCAACCTTTCCCTGCCGCCACATTCCATTGATGTCAATGTCCATCCCACCAAGAGAGAGATCAGGTTTGCCCAGGAACCCATCGTTTTCAATACCGTTTACGGAGCAGTGCGCCGGACACTAATGGAGAAGATGCCTGTGCCGGAAGTAGGCCCCTCCCCCCACCCCCTTCCCACCACCGAAGAGCCAGCCCCAGGATTCGCAACCCGTGCCACCCGTGAGGAGAGACCGGCCCTGCTTTCACCGATTTCACCGGCGACTCCAGCACGGGCTGCACCCTCATCAGTCATACCTGCCCTTCATGTCCTCGGCCAATCAGCCGCTACCTATATCATCGCCGAGGGGCCCGATGGCGTCTATCTCATTGATCAGCACGCTGCCCATGAACGGATACTATTTGAGAAGGTCATGGTTCAGCAGGCGCGAAAAGAGGTGGAAGTCCAGTCACTTCTCGAGCCATTGACCATTGAACTAAGCCCCAGGCAGGAGCAGTTGCTAAGCGTTAGAGAGGAGACGCTGTCTCGATTCGGGTTTGTGATCGAGCCTTTTGGTGAAAGGGCTTGTCTCCTGCGCGCTGTACCTGCCATGCTTGCCAGAGAAGGCCTCGCCGAGGCTGTCAAGGAAATCCTTGACTCCCTGGAGGAGGAGGACGACCTGTCGAAGAGGGAAGAAAAGGTGGCTATGTCCCTGGCCTGCCATGGCGCGGTAAGGGCAGGCCAGGCTTTGAGCCAAGAAGAGATGAGGGAACTGGTAAAACAGCTGGAGAAGGCCACCTCCCCCCGCACCTGCCCCCACGGCAGGCCGACAATGCTGCACCTCAGCTCAGGACGATTGCAAAGGGAGTTCGGGCGGGGCTAGGGTTATGGTTTGCGTCAGTCGACCCATTCAAGAACCGACGGAGATTAGCGACTAACTTGAGAAAATGTGAAAGCTTGCTTGGACAGCATTTTGAATCTCGTAGATGGGGACAATTGGAGGCAAGATAATCTAAGGGAGGCTATGGGATGGGCGAAGAAGTGAAGATGACATTATGCGGTCTCTGTGTCTGGCACTGCCCCATGGAAGCTAGGCTAAAAGACGGTCGGGTGGTGAGCGTCGAGTCCAAGGGGTTCAAGGGATGTCCCAGGTCGGTCACTTCTCCGGAGCTTCTCTATCATCCGAAACGTCTCAACTATCCCTTGAAGAGGGCAGGAGAGAGGGGTGAGAACAGGTGGCAGCGGATCACCTGGGAACAGGCGTTGGACGAAATCGCCGCCAAGGTCGCAGAGATCAGGGATAAACACGGGCCCGAGGCCCTCTGTTTCTCCGTTGGGGGTGACAAC
The genomic region above belongs to Chloroflexota bacterium and contains:
- a CDS encoding transposase, giving the protein MERSQGRHMSAEEKLRVVEEGRGSGATISEVCRRHQIAYTQ
- the mutL gene encoding DNA mismatch repair endonuclease MutL — protein: MSIRVLAPDTIAKIAAGEVVERPASVVKELVENSLDAGATHIDIEIKGGTNWIRVTDNGTGIPRDEAELAFQRHATSKITSLADLENGTSLGFRGEALPSIAHVAQVEMVTRHEQETSGTYLRLQDGRVVDRGIRAHPQGTTITVRNLFRNVPARLKYLKSLAAENGQISNVASQYSLAFPVVRFTLVIDGRRALQTPGNGRLRDVLAEVYGLQVAQAMLEVGKAEKQGGFTPVISGYASPSSISRANRSYITFLVNQRWIQSRLLTRAVEKAYEGLLGVGRYPIAVINLSLPPHSIDVNVHPTKREIRFAQEPIVFNTVYGAVRRTLMEKMPVPEVGPSPHPLPTTEEPAPGFATRATREERPALLSPISPATPARAAPSSVIPALHVLGQSAATYIIAEGPDGVYLIDQHAAHERILFEKVMVQQARKEVEVQSLLEPLTIELSPRQEQLLSVREETLSRFGFVIEPFGERACLLRAVPAMLAREGLAEAVKEILDSLEEEDDLSKREEKVAMSLACHGAVRAGQALSQEEMRELVKQLEKATSPRTCPHGRPTMLHLSSGRLQREFGRG